The proteins below come from a single Oryzias latipes chromosome 14, ASM223467v1 genomic window:
- the LOC101157389 gene encoding homeobox protein CHOX-CAD → MYVSYLQLDKEPPMYAHQSPVSRHPGLSLSPQNFPVPPPPQYSDFSSYHHHHPGLSNDPHPSQQAGPGHGGWSPAYPPPAPTRDDWSSHHYTAGGPPGASSVTGPSLGFSPPDFSGQPSSLLPPSLNATVGQVSPGSPRRRNPYEWIRTSAPPSNPNGKTRTKDKYRVVYTDHQRLELEKEFHYSKYITIRRKAELATALSLSERQVKIWFQNRRAKERKINKKKLQQPASSTTTPTPPTGNGGGTSGAGIHGNGSNSVAMVTSSSGSNGLVSPSSLALNIKEEF, encoded by the exons ATGTACGTCAGTTACCTGCAGCTGGACAAGGAGCCCCCCATGTACGCGCACCAGAGCCCGGTGAGCCGCCACCCGGGGCTCAGCCTCAGCCCGCAGAACTTCCCGGTGCCCCCCCCGCCGCAGTACTCGGACTTCTCCAgctaccaccaccaccacccggGACTCAGCAACGACCCGCACCCCTCCCAGCAGGCCGGCCCGGGCCACGGCGGCTGGAGCCCGGCTTACCCGCCCCCTGCGCCCACACGAGATGACTGGTCCTCACATCACTACACGGCGGGGGGGCCCCCGGGGGCCTCTTCCGTGACAGGCCCCTCACTGGGCTTTAGCCCTCCGGATTTCTCCGGGCAGCCCTCCTCGCTGCTCCCCCCCTCCCTGAATGCGACGGTCGGACAGGTGTCTCCCGGTTCCCCCCGCAGAAGGAACCCGTACGAGTGGATCAGAACCTCTGCGCCGCCCAGCAACCCGA ACGGGAAGACGCGAACCAAGGATAAGTACCGGGTCGTGTACACGGACCACCAGCGGCTGGAGCTGGAGAAAGAGTTCCACTACAGCAAATACATCACCATCCGTAGGAAGGCGGAGCTCGCCACAGCACTGAGCCTGTCAGAGAGACAG GTGAAGATCTGGTTCCAGAACCGACGGGCCAAAGAGCGCAAAATCAACAAGAAGAAGCTCCAGCAGCCCGCCTCCTCCACCACCACACCCACCCCGCCCACCGGAAACGGCGGAGGAACCAGCGGGGCGGGCATCCACGGGAACGGCAGCAAcagtgttgccatggtgacaagcagcagcggcagcaacGGGCTGGTGTCCCCATCTTCTCTGGCGCTGAACATCAAGGAAGAGttctga
- the arrb2 gene encoding beta-arrestin-2, with protein MGDKAGTRVFKKSSPNCKLTVYLGKRDFVDHLDHVDPVDGVILVDPEYLKDRKVFVTLTCAFRYGREDLDVLGLSFRKDLYISTFQAFPPVPEERKPNSRLQDRLLKKLGQHAHPFYFTIPQNLPCSVTLQPGPEDTGKACGVDFEIRAFCAKSIEEKIHKRNSVRLVIRKVQYAPEKPGPQPMVETTRSFLMSDRSLHLEASLDKELYYHGEPISVNVHVTNNSTKTVKRVKISVRQYADICLFSTAQYKCPVAQLEADDQVSSSSTFCKVYTLTPTLDKNREKRGLALDGKLKHEDTNLASSTIVKDVTNKEVLGILVSYRVKVKLVVSRGGDVSVELPFILMHPKPVEPPLSRPQSAVPEMDPPIDTNLIEFETNVSQDDDFVFEDFARLRLKGAVDDKDEDC; from the exons ATGGGGGACAAGGCGGGCACCAG AGTCTTCAAGAAGTCCAGCCCCAACTGCAAG CTCACAGTTTACTTGGGAAAGAGGGACTTTGTGGACCACCTAGACCACGTGGATCCAGTGG ACGGCGTGATCCTCGTGGACCCAGAGTACCTGAAGGACAGGAAAG tcttcGTCACTCTGACCTGTGCGTTCCGATATGGCCGCGAGGATCTGGACGTGCTGGGTCTGTCCTTTCGGAAGGATCTGTACATCTCCACCTTCCAG GCGTTCCCCCCGGTGCCTGAGGAGCGCAAACCCAACAGCCGTCTGCAGGACAGGCTGCTGAAGAAGCTGGGCCAGCATGCACACCCCTTCTACTTCACA ATCCCCCAGAACCTCCCATGTTCTGTCACTCTGCAGCCCGGACCTGAGGACACCGGGAAG GCCTGTGGCGTGGACTTTGAGATCAGAGCATTCTGTGCCAAATCCATAGAAGAGAAGATCCACAAGAG GAACTCGGTGCGTTTGGTGATCAGGAAGGTCCAGTACGCTCCGGAGAAGCCCGGCCCACAGCCCATGGTGGAGACGACCCGCAGTTTCCTGATGTCGGACAGATCCCTGCACCTGGAGGCCTCGCTGGACAAAGAG CTGTACTACCATGGAGAGCCCATCAGCGTCAATGTTCACGTCACCAACAACTCCACCAAGACCGTCAAGAGAGTGAAGATTTCAG TGCGTCAGTACGCAGACATCTGTCTGTTCAGCACCGCTCAGTACAAATGTCCCGTGGCCCAGCTAGAGGCTGA CGACCAGGTGTCGTCGAGCTCCACCTTCTGTAAGGTGTACACTCTGACCCCTACGCTCGACAAAAACCGGGAGAAGAGGGGCCTGGCTCTGGATGGCAAGCTCAAGCACGAAGACACCAACCTGGCCTCATCCACCAT TGTGAAGGACGTCACCAACAAGGAGGTGCTGGGCATCCTGGTGTCCTACAGGGTCAAGGTCAAGCTGGTGGTTTCACGCGGAGG CGATGTGTCGGTGGAGCTACCCTTCATCCTCATGCACCCCAAACCTGTGGAGCCCCCGTTGTCCCGCCCTCAGTCTG CGGTGCCAGAGATGGACCCCCCCATCGACACCAACTTGATAGAGTTCGAAACAAA CGTCTCCCAGGACGACGACTTCGTCTTTGAAGACTTTGCCCGCCTCCGGCTCAAAGGCGCCGTGGACGACAAGGACGAGGACTGCTAG